The Vicia villosa cultivar HV-30 ecotype Madison, WI linkage group LG1, Vvil1.0, whole genome shotgun sequence genome includes a region encoding these proteins:
- the LOC131613412 gene encoding isoliquiritigenin 2'-O-methyltransferase-like: MGDTNYTSNEEDNKISVFSDEIETEDSACLSAMVLTTNLVYPAVLNAAIHLNLFEIISNSSPPGAFISPSQIASQLPSSAQHSDLPNRLDRMLRLLTSYSLLTSSTRTADNGSSIERVYGLSSVGKHLVPDESRGYLASFTTFLCYPALLQVWMNFKEAVVDEDIDLFKKVHGVTKYEYMGHDKKMNQIFNKSMVDVCATEMKRMLEIYSGFDGISTLVDVGGGSGQNLKMIISKYPSIKGINFDLPQVIENAAPIPGIQHVGGDMFQSVPQGDAIILKAVCHNWSDEKCIQFLTKCHKALSPNGKVIIVEFILPEEPTSTQESKLVSTIDNLMFITVGGRERTEKQYENLGKVSGFSKFQVACRAFSCLGVMEFYK, translated from the exons ATGGGAGATACCAACTATACTAGTAATGAGGAAGATAACAAAATTAGTGTTTTTTCTGATGAAATAGAAACAGAAGACAGTGCTTGTCTTTCAGCAATGGTACTTACCACTAATCTTGTTTATCCTGCTGTCTTAAATGCTGCTATTCATCTCAATTTATTTGAGATCATTTCTAACTCATCACCACCTGGTGCTTTCATCTCACCTTCACAAATTGCTTCTCAACTCCCATCATCAGCCCAACACTCCGACTTGCCTAATAGGCTCGACCGAATGTTGCGCTTGCTCACTAGTTATTCCCTTCTCACTTCCTCCACTCGAACAGCCGATAATGGCAGCAGTATCGAGAGAGTTTATGGACTCTCGTCGGTCGGAAAACACCTTGTCCCTGATGAAAGTAGAGGCTACTTGGCTTCATTCACTACATTTCTATGTTATCCAGCATTGTTACAAGTTTG GATGAATTTTAAGGAAGCAGTGGTTGATGAAGACATAGATTTGTTCAAGAAAGTGCATGGAGTGACAAAGTATGAATACATGGGACATGATAAGAAAATGAACCAAATATTCAACAAGTCAATGGTTGATGTATGTGCAACAGAgatgaaaagaatgcttgaaataTACAGTGGATTTGATGGAATATCAACACTGGTTGATGTGGGAGGTGGAAGTGGACAAAATCTGAAAATGATAATATCGAAATATCCATCAAtaaagggaattaattttgatctGCCACAGGTAATTGAAAATGCAGCACCAATTCCAGGCATTCAGCATGTTGGAGGAGATATGTTTCAAAGTGTTCCACAAGGTGATGCCATCATACTAAAAGCTGTATGTCATAATTGGTCTGATGAAAAATGCATACAATTTTTAACCAAATGTCACAAAGCATTGTCACCTAATGGAAAAGTCATTATTGTGGAATTCATATTGCCAGAAGAACCAACCTCAACTCAAGAGTCAAAACTTGTTTCAACTATTGACAatctcatgtttatcacagttGGTGGAAGGGAAAGAACTGAGAAACAGTATGAGAATTTGGGAAAAGTATCTGGATTTTCTAAATTCCAAGTTGCTTGCCGTGCTTTCTCATGTTTAGGAGTCATGGAATTTTACAAATGA